In Phaeobacter gallaeciensis DSM 26640, a genomic segment contains:
- a CDS encoding DUF6638 family protein, translating to MKRLIQNGLMFGNLFHVASPALVERYNRALKHLTGKTTRLTDFHVDISGYSPEVGDELGDDHYLNHAGVNRQFILLSTEQKRCPLLNVKFSTSRDILRRFIAANESQLFALTATDAVAGELVNSVFEVATPAQLFDIRQVRVEADTTKGTLRQADQLAELVDRFKSEEDGWFDDALITEMIETAEKTGDVTRNPVRLKHEVFEQQNFWTAHFGGLYVFQNVEHPALIASGEKPEGVPLDRVFDRTQDNAIAKFLELNGLVEPIIRARGVDGAAILRQKMGFLAISVLADKGMDLSGLSRSDLRRMAARHASELPEEFEGMAAMVRWAESGGKWPRIKSDHPAYFYCLRATNTPNRDLVNMLLAELTPLDFRQLFICHKEVFYQEYRRWPEAKKDHVVSFLAREYAMDKAGARAALFGHEPDMSGRSTAVQHQPKQRRTDSLVERVGPWGAVSSRSGNRGRR from the coding sequence ATGAAACGCCTCATCCAGAACGGTCTGATGTTCGGCAATCTCTTCCATGTGGCCTCGCCCGCATTGGTGGAGCGCTATAACCGCGCGCTGAAGCATTTGACGGGCAAGACCACGCGCCTCACCGATTTTCACGTTGATATCTCCGGCTACTCCCCTGAAGTGGGCGATGAGCTGGGGGATGACCACTATCTGAACCATGCGGGTGTGAACCGGCAGTTCATTCTCTTGAGCACCGAGCAGAAGCGCTGCCCGCTTCTGAATGTGAAATTCTCCACCAGCCGGGACATTCTGCGCCGGTTCATTGCCGCAAATGAAAGCCAGCTGTTTGCGCTGACCGCGACCGATGCGGTGGCGGGTGAATTGGTGAATTCGGTGTTTGAGGTCGCGACGCCCGCGCAGCTTTTTGATATCCGGCAGGTCAGGGTCGAGGCGGACACCACAAAGGGCACACTGCGGCAGGCTGATCAGCTTGCGGAACTGGTGGATCGGTTCAAGAGTGAGGAAGACGGCTGGTTTGACGATGCGCTCATCACTGAGATGATCGAGACGGCCGAAAAGACCGGCGATGTCACCCGCAACCCTGTGCGGCTGAAACATGAGGTGTTTGAGCAGCAGAATTTCTGGACCGCGCATTTCGGCGGGCTCTATGTGTTTCAGAATGTGGAGCACCCGGCGCTGATCGCCAGTGGGGAGAAACCCGAAGGCGTGCCGCTTGATCGCGTGTTTGATCGCACGCAGGACAATGCGATTGCGAAGTTTCTGGAGCTGAACGGGCTGGTAGAGCCGATTATCCGTGCGCGCGGTGTCGATGGCGCGGCCATCCTGCGCCAGAAGATGGGGTTTCTGGCCATCAGCGTGCTGGCGGACAAGGGGATGGACCTTTCGGGCCTGTCCCGTAGCGATCTGCGGCGCATGGCGGCCCGCCACGCCAGTGAGCTGCCGGAGGAATTCGAAGGCATGGCGGCGATGGTTCGCTGGGCCGAAAGCGGTGGCAAATGGCCCCGGATCAAATCGGATCACCCGGCCTATTTCTACTGCCTGCGCGCCACCAACACGCCGAACCGCGATCTGGTCAATATGCTGTTGGCAGAGCTGACGCCGCTGGATTTCCGCCAGCTGTTCATCTGCCACAAGGAAGTGTTTTATCAAGAATACCGCCGCTGGCCGGAGGCGAAGAAGGACCATGTCGTTTCCTTCCTCGCGCGTGAATACGCGATGGATAAGGCAGGCGCGCGGGCGGCGCTATTTGGCCATGAGCCGGACATGAGTGGTCGCAGCACCGCCGTGCAGCATCAACCAAAGCAGCGCCGAACAGACAGTCTGGTTGAACGGGTCGGCCCCTGGGGCGCTGTCAGCAGCAGATCTGGCAACAGGGGGCGCCGCTGA
- a CDS encoding aminopeptidase P family protein has translation MTSRPEMYRFHNGEKAPLQFAVSEYEARIAGLRKIMAETGVTAAVFTSMHNISYYSGFTYCAFGRPYGMVVTASEAVTISAGIDAGQPWRRSFCDNITYTDWQRDNFWRAIKSVSGDGAVVGYESDHLTLLQKAKLEHFLTPLQMVDLYEPTMRQRMGKSAAELDMIRSGAAVADVGGFAIRDAVKEGAREIDVAMAGRDAMELEIAKRFPDAEYRDSWVWFQSGINTDGAHNPVTARRLERGDILSLNTFPMISGYYTALERTMFVKEVDAESLRIWEANVAAHELGISLLKPGASCAEITHQINAFFEEQDLLQYRTFGYGHSFGVLSHYYGREAGLELREDIDTVLEPGMVISMEPMLTIADGQPGAGGYREHDILIIHEDDNENITKYPYGPEFNVVG, from the coding sequence ATGACTTCACGTCCTGAAATGTATCGTTTTCACAATGGTGAAAAGGCGCCGCTGCAATTTGCCGTCTCCGAATATGAGGCGCGGATCGCAGGTCTGCGCAAAATCATGGCAGAGACCGGTGTAACCGCCGCTGTCTTCACTTCGATGCACAATATCTCCTACTATTCGGGGTTCACCTACTGCGCGTTCGGTCGCCCCTATGGTATGGTGGTCACCGCGTCCGAGGCTGTGACCATCTCGGCTGGCATCGACGCCGGCCAGCCCTGGCGCCGGTCGTTCTGCGACAACATCACCTATACCGACTGGCAGCGCGACAACTTCTGGCGTGCGATCAAATCGGTTTCAGGCGACGGTGCCGTCGTCGGCTACGAGAGCGATCACCTGACCCTGCTGCAGAAGGCAAAACTGGAACATTTCCTGACGCCATTGCAGATGGTTGATCTCTATGAGCCGACCATGCGTCAGCGGATGGGTAAATCTGCAGCAGAACTCGATATGATCCGCTCCGGTGCCGCGGTGGCAGACGTTGGCGGTTTTGCGATCCGCGATGCGGTGAAGGAAGGGGCGCGGGAAATCGACGTGGCGATGGCAGGTCGCGATGCGATGGAGCTGGAAATTGCCAAGCGCTTCCCGGATGCGGAATACCGTGACAGCTGGGTCTGGTTCCAGTCCGGCATCAACACCGATGGGGCCCATAACCCGGTGACGGCCCGCAGGCTGGAGCGCGGCGATATCCTGTCACTGAACACCTTCCCGATGATCTCCGGCTACTATACCGCGCTGGAACGCACCATGTTCGTGAAGGAAGTGGATGCCGAGTCCCTGCGCATCTGGGAGGCCAACGTGGCGGCGCATGAGCTGGGTATCTCGCTGTTGAAACCTGGCGCGAGCTGCGCGGAAATCACACATCAGATCAATGCCTTCTTTGAAGAGCAGGACCTGCTGCAATACCGTACCTTCGGCTATGGCCACTCCTTCGGCGTCCTGTCGCACTACTATGGACGCGAGGCGGGGCTGGAGTTGCGCGAGGACATCGACACGGTGCTGGAGCCGGGGATGGTGATCTCCATGGAGCCGATGTTGACCATTGCGGATGGTCAGCCCGGTGCAGGCGGTTACCGCGAGCATGACATCCTGATCATTCATGAGGATGACAATGAGAACATCACCAAATACCCCTATGGTCCTGAGTTCAACGTTGTCGGCTGA
- a CDS encoding alpha/beta hydrolase translates to MELDDAYSNGAYIENADRYPPRWAASAEDFRNAMRDRSRLDVPYGEGARHRYDLFLPEGAAKGLMIFVHGGYWMAFDKSSWSHLAVGALAQGYAVAMPSYDLCPEVRIADITQQIAAAVAAIAGEVEGPIALAGHSAGGHLVARMLDRDLLPKEVGERITAVVPISPLADLRPLLRTSMNGKFKLDAASAAAESPIDMDHRYPAEVTVWVGGDERPAFLDQAVWLAEAWGADHVIAFGKHHFNVIEPLADPDSDLVAVLVK, encoded by the coding sequence ATGGAGCTCGACGACGCGTATTCAAATGGCGCCTATATCGAAAACGCTGACCGCTACCCGCCGCGCTGGGCGGCCTCAGCCGAGGATTTTCGCAACGCGATGCGCGATCGGTCCCGGCTGGACGTGCCGTATGGCGAAGGGGCCCGGCACCGCTATGATCTGTTTCTTCCTGAAGGTGCTGCCAAGGGGCTAATGATCTTCGTGCATGGCGGCTATTGGATGGCGTTTGACAAATCCAGCTGGTCGCATCTCGCGGTGGGGGCGCTGGCCCAGGGCTATGCGGTGGCCATGCCGTCCTATGACCTTTGTCCTGAGGTTCGGATTGCCGATATCACCCAGCAGATCGCCGCAGCCGTCGCCGCCATCGCGGGTGAGGTGGAGGGACCGATTGCGCTGGCGGGCCATTCCGCGGGGGGGCATTTGGTGGCCCGCATGTTGGATCGGGATCTTTTGCCGAAGGAAGTGGGTGAACGAATTACGGCGGTGGTGCCGATTTCGCCGCTCGCGGACCTGCGGCCTCTGCTGCGCACCTCCATGAACGGAAAGTTCAAACTGGACGCAGCAAGCGCTGCCGCAGAAAGCCCAATTGACATGGACCATCGCTACCCGGCGGAGGTCACAGTCTGGGTGGGTGGTGACGAGCGCCCGGCCTTTCTGGATCAGGCTGTCTGGCTGGCCGAAGCTTGGGGGGCCGATCACGTCATTGCGTTCGGCAAACATCATTTCAACGTGATCGAACCCTTGGCCGATCCTGACAGCGATCTGGTGGCGGTATTGGTCAAATAA
- a CDS encoding CDP-alcohol phosphatidyltransferase family protein yields the protein MHHPPEKRKSEYALIQLLPNMMTIAAICAGLSAIRFGVQGNYTLAVQLILAAAILDGFDGRLARILRSDSKMGAELDSLADFLNFGVASPLVIYYWALQDMRGLGWLAVLVFSVCCVVRLARFNVSTKSEQKITAKSVYFEGVPSPAGALLAMLPMFISFAFADAPVIPDILICLHMGVIGLLMISHVPTWSLKAVKISRENVKYFLVGFAFAGAAVLIYAWITLVILCLGYAAMVAWGLVKKKTPETGA from the coding sequence ATGCACCACCCACCGGAAAAGCGAAAATCCGAATACGCGCTGATCCAGCTGTTGCCGAACATGATGACCATTGCGGCCATCTGTGCCGGGCTGTCTGCGATCCGTTTCGGGGTGCAGGGCAACTATACGCTGGCGGTACAGCTGATCTTGGCTGCGGCGATTCTGGATGGCTTTGACGGGCGTCTGGCGCGGATCCTGCGCAGCGACAGCAAGATGGGTGCGGAACTCGACTCGCTGGCAGATTTTCTCAACTTTGGCGTCGCCTCACCACTGGTGATCTACTATTGGGCTCTTCAAGACATGCGCGGCTTGGGGTGGCTGGCGGTGTTGGTGTTCTCGGTCTGCTGCGTGGTGCGGCTGGCGCGGTTTAACGTCTCGACCAAGTCCGAGCAGAAAATCACCGCAAAAAGCGTTTATTTTGAAGGGGTACCATCCCCGGCCGGCGCGCTGCTGGCGATGCTGCCAATGTTTATCTCTTTTGCTTTCGCCGATGCGCCGGTCATTCCGGATATTTTGATCTGCCTTCATATGGGTGTCATTGGATTGCTTATGATCAGCCATGTGCCAACCTGGTCGCTGAAGGCAGTCAAAATTTCACGCGAAAACGTGAAGTATTTTCTGGTCGGTTTTGCCTTTGCGGGGGCAGCCGTCCTGATTTACGCATGGATTACGTTGGTGATCCTGTGCCTTGGGTATGCCGCGATGGTGGCCTGGGGGTTGGTTAAAAAGAAAACGCCGGAGACCGGCGCATAA
- a CDS encoding NAD-dependent succinate-semialdehyde dehydrogenase produces the protein MLDATTDLKSLLTDPSLLEPRAYIGGGFVDGQDGTFEVKNPARGDVIANVADVSRSQVASAIAQAEVAQKDWAKWTGKERASVLRKWFDLMMENQEDLAVILTAEMGKPLAESRGEIGYGASFIEFFAEEAKRVYGETIPGHHRDKRITVLKQPIGVAASITPWNFPNAMITRKAGPALAAGCAFVARPAELTPLSATALAVLAERAGIPAGVFNVVTSSNASETGKEFCENNAVRKLTFTGSTEVGRILMRQAADTVMKCSMELGGNAPFIVFDDADLDAAVEGAIMCKFRNNGQTCVCANRIYVQAGVYDAFAAKLKEAVSKMTVGDGLAEGTQFGPLINEKAVEKVQAHIADAKEKGAEVILGGNPSELGGTFFEPTIITGATQDMVFSQDETFGPMAPLFKFETEDDVIEMANDTIFGLASYFYAKDLSRVYKVAEALEYGIVGVNTGIISTELAPFGGVKQSGLGREGSHHGIEDYLEMKYICMSV, from the coding sequence ATGCTCGACGCAACCACTGATCTGAAATCACTGCTCACCGATCCCAGCCTGCTGGAACCACGCGCCTATATTGGCGGCGGTTTTGTCGATGGCCAGGATGGCACATTCGAGGTGAAAAACCCGGCGCGTGGCGATGTGATTGCCAATGTGGCGGACGTCAGCCGGTCACAGGTGGCAAGTGCCATCGCGCAGGCTGAGGTCGCCCAGAAAGACTGGGCGAAATGGACCGGCAAGGAACGCGCGAGTGTTCTGCGTAAATGGTTCGATCTCATGATGGAGAACCAGGAAGATCTGGCCGTGATCCTGACTGCCGAAATGGGCAAACCCCTGGCCGAGTCGCGCGGCGAGATCGGTTATGGCGCATCCTTCATCGAGTTCTTTGCCGAAGAAGCCAAGCGCGTCTATGGCGAGACCATTCCCGGCCATCATCGCGACAAGCGGATCACCGTGCTGAAGCAACCCATCGGGGTAGCCGCCTCCATTACGCCCTGGAACTTTCCCAACGCGATGATCACCCGCAAAGCCGGTCCGGCGCTGGCAGCGGGCTGTGCTTTTGTCGCGCGGCCTGCTGAATTGACACCACTGTCTGCGACCGCATTGGCCGTTCTGGCAGAGCGCGCGGGCATTCCGGCAGGTGTCTTCAACGTCGTCACCTCTTCCAATGCGTCAGAGACCGGCAAGGAGTTCTGCGAGAATAACGCCGTGCGCAAACTGACCTTCACCGGCTCTACCGAAGTTGGCCGCATCCTCATGCGGCAGGCGGCCGATACCGTGATGAAGTGCTCGATGGAGTTGGGCGGCAACGCACCGTTCATTGTCTTTGACGACGCCGATCTCGACGCTGCCGTCGAAGGCGCGATCATGTGCAAGTTCCGCAACAACGGCCAGACCTGTGTCTGTGCCAACCGGATCTATGTACAGGCGGGTGTTTACGATGCCTTTGCTGCAAAGCTGAAAGAAGCCGTGTCCAAAATGACCGTGGGCGATGGTCTGGCTGAGGGCACCCAGTTTGGCCCCCTGATCAACGAGAAAGCGGTTGAAAAGGTGCAGGCGCATATCGCCGATGCAAAGGAAAAAGGCGCTGAGGTGATCCTGGGTGGCAATCCATCGGAGCTGGGCGGCACCTTCTTTGAGCCGACGATCATTACCGGTGCCACGCAGGATATGGTTTTCTCTCAAGATGAGACCTTCGGCCCGATGGCGCCGCTGTTCAAATTTGAGACCGAAGACGATGTCATCGAAATGGCCAATGACACCATCTTTGGTCTGGCCTCCTATTTCTACGCCAAGGATCTGAGCCGGGTCTACAAGGTGGCCGAGGCACTGGAATACGGGATCGTCGGCGTCAACACCGGGATCATCTCAACCGAACTCGCGCCCTTTGGCGGCGTCAAACAGTCGGGCCTTGGCCGCGAAGGCAGCCATCACGGCATCGAAGACTATCTGGAGATGAAATATATCTGCATGTCGGTCTGA
- a CDS encoding class I SAM-dependent methyltransferase has protein sequence MDIKAVESSYARWAPVYDKTFGVITNGGRRRAVAYVNEHRSGRLLEVGVGTGLSLPLYKSSLKVTGIDFSEDMLKKAQKRVEESDLDHVEALRQMDARSLDFPDATFDTVSAMHVLSVVPDPEQVMGEIARVLKPGGKVVITNHFLREQGVLAFLERVSAPFANVLGWHSDFEIETVLGEDHLSIEHHQPLPPFGLMTFLVLSKIKPV, from the coding sequence TTGGATATCAAGGCTGTTGAATCGTCGTATGCCCGTTGGGCCCCTGTCTATGACAAAACATTTGGGGTGATTACGAATGGCGGCCGTCGTCGGGCTGTTGCTTATGTCAATGAACATCGCAGCGGTCGGCTGTTGGAGGTGGGGGTTGGTACCGGCCTTTCGCTACCTCTGTACAAATCCAGCCTGAAAGTGACGGGGATCGATTTCAGCGAGGATATGCTGAAAAAGGCCCAGAAGCGGGTCGAGGAAAGCGATCTCGACCATGTGGAAGCCCTGCGCCAGATGGATGCGCGCAGCCTGGATTTCCCGGATGCCACATTTGATACGGTATCAGCCATGCATGTGCTATCGGTCGTACCAGACCCGGAACAGGTGATGGGTGAAATTGCACGGGTTCTGAAACCTGGGGGCAAAGTGGTGATTACCAATCATTTTCTGCGCGAACAGGGCGTGCTGGCCTTTTTGGAACGGGTGTCAGCACCCTTCGCCAATGTGCTCGGCTGGCACTCCGATTTCGAGATCGAAACCGTTCTGGGGGAAGATCATCTCTCCATTGAACACCACCAGCCATTGCCGCCCTTTGGTCTGATGACTTTTCTGGTGCTGTCCAAAATCAAACCCGTTTGA
- a CDS encoding AAA family ATPase, translated as MSISGNQMELREEDIRKHYSAAAAMLEGFDHTPRIAKPAVEGKAPERSPGIGTRRRFRSTTPGLVTRSSARPEGVHLISRIEAADEDDPLTSPLQATLQHTLRRALAISLAMGEAYADVSGLADLKRANLAGSLDAARKGEFTELLAAEALIAAHVFANAAAYLLAPHGSEAQAEVGEAEELLTDNAPLALHGALWELDQKLAQHAPDDVHLIAATAGYAEQLMEKAALRAQNAPRLEGFTAADWRVEADDLTISGFEPAAKAKSTTLTMAFKKPHEVVGNHIAKYQALRLSKMLMAYDFDRRLNPFAEMGGFIFTFMGDGKPGTGKTTLIQMMAGLINDYCQNAGYAFRYQNFGIDNIDSYQGKSGQNAKSFIQNVIDPGVIGFGTIDDIDQIAGKRGDRQSSAGQQEVTAVFMEAFAGANTVVRGNCTFGMFSNYPENVDDALRQRAGARFLVDGPQTREDYIDILTLLMGKNHEIPLGDHDLYGAQEIKQAVARSFEAHNRPQEPGLAEVFGRVHDQIGELDSLAKLGTYLKAIQQADERFTGRAIKNITDAVKVRAMDFELPDDWMENPELFLFKDYDTKSAMIAELRVPITIDMVVQEINRYADSEFRYADKSDEVAIDNMVRDFGRQEEAKRRYLEGRG; from the coding sequence ATGAGCATTTCAGGCAATCAGATGGAACTGCGGGAAGAGGATATCCGCAAGCATTACTCCGCTGCGGCAGCGATGCTGGAAGGATTCGACCACACCCCGCGCATCGCCAAGCCTGCGGTAGAGGGTAAGGCGCCGGAGCGGTCGCCCGGGATTGGTACGCGGCGGCGTTTCCGCTCCACCACGCCGGGGCTTGTAACGCGCTCCTCTGCGCGCCCCGAAGGCGTGCATCTGATTTCCCGGATTGAGGCGGCGGATGAGGATGACCCGCTGACCTCGCCCTTGCAGGCGACCTTGCAGCACACCTTGCGTCGGGCGCTGGCAATCTCATTGGCGATGGGGGAGGCTTATGCGGATGTCTCTGGCCTTGCGGATCTGAAACGGGCCAATCTGGCCGGGTCGCTGGATGCGGCGCGCAAGGGGGAATTCACCGAATTGCTGGCCGCCGAGGCGTTGATTGCGGCGCATGTGTTTGCCAATGCCGCGGCCTATCTACTGGCGCCGCATGGGTCCGAGGCGCAGGCTGAGGTGGGCGAGGCGGAGGAGCTGCTCACAGACAATGCGCCGCTGGCCTTGCACGGGGCGCTGTGGGAGCTGGACCAGAAGCTGGCGCAGCACGCGCCGGACGACGTACATCTGATTGCCGCCACGGCGGGGTATGCCGAGCAACTGATGGAGAAAGCCGCCCTGCGGGCGCAGAACGCGCCACGTCTGGAAGGGTTCACCGCCGCAGACTGGCGGGTGGAGGCGGATGATCTGACCATCAGCGGCTTTGAACCCGCGGCCAAGGCGAAATCCACAACCCTCACTATGGCGTTCAAAAAACCGCATGAGGTGGTCGGCAACCATATCGCCAAGTATCAGGCTCTGCGGCTCTCCAAGATGCTGATGGCCTATGATTTTGACCGCCGCCTGAACCCCTTTGCCGAGATGGGCGGCTTCATCTTTACCTTCATGGGCGACGGCAAGCCGGGGACGGGTAAGACCACGCTCATTCAGATGATGGCGGGGCTGATCAACGACTATTGCCAGAATGCAGGCTATGCTTTCCGCTACCAGAATTTCGGCATCGACAATATCGACAGCTATCAGGGCAAGTCCGGCCAGAACGCCAAATCCTTTATCCAGAACGTGATTGATCCGGGCGTCATCGGTTTTGGCACCATCGACGACATCGATCAGATCGCAGGGAAACGCGGCGACCGGCAGTCCAGCGCGGGCCAGCAGGAGGTGACGGCGGTCTTCATGGAGGCCTTTGCCGGCGCCAATACCGTGGTGCGCGGCAATTGCACCTTTGGCATGTTCTCCAACTACCCGGAGAATGTGGACGACGCGCTGCGCCAGCGGGCGGGCGCGCGGTTCCTGGTGGACGGGCCGCAGACGCGGGAGGACTACATCGATATCCTGACCCTGCTGATGGGCAAAAACCACGAGATCCCGCTGGGCGATCATGACCTATATGGCGCGCAGGAGATCAAACAGGCGGTCGCGCGCTCCTTTGAGGCGCACAATCGCCCGCAGGAGCCGGGGCTGGCAGAGGTCTTTGGCCGCGTCCATGACCAGATCGGCGAACTGGACAGCCTTGCCAAGTTGGGCACCTATCTGAAGGCCATTCAACAGGCGGATGAACGCTTCACCGGGCGGGCCATCAAGAACATCACCGATGCGGTGAAGGTTCGGGCGATGGATTTCGAACTGCCGGATGACTGGATGGAAAACCCGGAGCTGTTCCTGTTCAAGGATTACGACACCAAATCCGCGATGATTGCAGAGCTGCGGGTGCCGATCACCATCGACATGGTGGTGCAGGAGATCAACCGCTACGCCGACAGCGAGTTCCGCTATGCCGATAAGTCGGATGAGGTGGCGATTGACAACATGGTGCGCGATTTCGGGCGGCAGGAAGAGGCCAAGCGGCGGTATCTGGAGGGGCGGGGGTGA
- a CDS encoding esterase-like activity of phytase family protein, which translates to MFPRLMCLTSALALTAGIAQAERSFNRIAAFPVVQNMAAGEDTSRETSPEIIDATADGMTLVYTDSPLEALGLIDITDPTNPAPNGNIALPGEPTSVAVIGSTAYVGINTSESYTQPSGLLKSIDTKTGAETGSCDLGGQPDSIAKSKDGAFLAVAIENERDEDLNDGMLPQMPAGNLALVNTTQSGLDCASMKFVSLTGLADIAGEDPEPEYVSINGLGETVVTLQENNHLVIVSKDGEIVNHFSAGSVDLDEIDATDERGALIFNESQTGRLREPDAVTWVDDTHFATANEGDYTGGSRGWTIFNKDGSVVYDSGTSFEHAIVQIGHYPDKRSDAKGVEPESVTFAEFDGTPYVFVGAERASVVGVYDVSDLGNPVLTQLLPSGVGPEGYAVLPARNLLVSANEKDLIEDKGPRAHVMLYELQAGAPTYPHLTSEGADELIGWGALSGMVADAGGMIYAVNDSFYGFQPSIFKIDPSQTPARIVDVIRIHRQDGNPAQKLDLEGITLDGKGGFYVASEGRSDRVTPHAIYHVSKDGLIKAKKGEIGLPAELMAVEKRFGFEGITKVGDTLWMAVQREWKDDPKNHVKLVAYNLETKEWGAIHYPKAEPDTGWVGLSEIVAHGDYVYVIERDNQHDFRAVTKKVYRIPLAEMTPTPLGGDLPVVSKELVRDLLPDLTATGGYVLDKVEGLAITAEGEGFIVTDNDGVDDASGETMFFSIGQMNTQTVN; encoded by the coding sequence ATGTTTCCGCGCCTCATGTGTCTGACCTCTGCGCTGGCCCTTACCGCAGGTATTGCCCAGGCAGAAAGATCCTTTAACCGCATCGCAGCCTTCCCGGTGGTCCAGAACATGGCCGCCGGAGAAGATACATCACGCGAAACCTCGCCAGAGATTATCGACGCAACTGCGGATGGCATGACGCTGGTCTATACCGACAGCCCGTTGGAGGCTCTGGGCCTGATCGATATCACCGATCCGACAAACCCCGCGCCCAACGGCAATATTGCACTGCCCGGCGAACCCACATCTGTCGCGGTTATTGGCAGCACTGCATATGTCGGCATCAATACCTCAGAAAGCTACACACAACCCTCTGGTCTGCTGAAGTCTATCGATACAAAAACGGGCGCTGAAACGGGCTCTTGTGATTTGGGTGGCCAGCCGGACTCGATCGCAAAATCCAAGGATGGTGCCTTCCTTGCCGTGGCCATTGAAAACGAGCGGGACGAGGACCTGAATGATGGCATGCTGCCGCAGATGCCTGCGGGCAATCTGGCTCTGGTGAACACCACCCAAAGCGGTCTGGACTGCGCGTCAATGAAATTTGTCAGCCTGACAGGTCTGGCGGATATCGCAGGTGAGGATCCGGAGCCGGAATATGTCTCGATCAACGGGCTTGGGGAGACAGTTGTCACGCTGCAGGAAAACAATCACCTCGTGATCGTCTCTAAGGACGGCGAGATCGTGAATCATTTCTCTGCCGGTTCTGTGGATCTTGACGAGATCGACGCAACTGATGAGCGCGGCGCGCTGATCTTCAACGAAAGCCAGACAGGGCGCTTGCGCGAACCCGATGCCGTCACTTGGGTTGATGACACGCACTTTGCCACCGCCAACGAAGGCGACTACACCGGCGGCTCTCGCGGCTGGACGATCTTCAACAAGGATGGATCCGTCGTTTACGACAGCGGCACCTCCTTTGAACACGCCATCGTGCAGATTGGACACTACCCAGACAAGCGCTCCGATGCCAAAGGCGTTGAACCAGAAAGCGTGACCTTCGCTGAATTTGACGGCACGCCCTATGTGTTCGTCGGAGCAGAGCGCGCGTCAGTTGTGGGTGTCTATGATGTCAGCGACCTAGGTAACCCGGTGCTCACACAGCTTTTGCCCTCGGGCGTCGGACCCGAAGGTTACGCAGTACTGCCCGCGCGCAACCTGCTGGTCTCTGCGAATGAGAAAGACCTGATCGAGGACAAGGGCCCCCGCGCCCACGTGATGCTCTATGAGTTGCAGGCGGGCGCACCCACCTATCCGCATTTGACCTCAGAAGGCGCCGATGAACTAATCGGTTGGGGGGCGCTCTCTGGCATGGTGGCGGATGCGGGCGGCATGATCTACGCGGTCAACGACAGTTTCTACGGCTTCCAGCCCTCAATCTTCAAAATTGATCCCAGCCAGACACCAGCCCGGATCGTCGATGTGATCCGCATTCATCGCCAAGACGGCAACCCGGCCCAGAAACTGGATCTGGAGGGCATCACGCTGGACGGCAAAGGTGGCTTTTATGTTGCCTCCGAAGGGCGCTCTGATCGGGTGACCCCACATGCCATCTATCACGTCTCCAAGGACGGGCTTATCAAAGCAAAGAAGGGCGAAATCGGGCTGCCTGCCGAGCTGATGGCCGTTGAAAAACGCTTTGGCTTTGAAGGCATCACCAAAGTTGGTGACACCCTCTGGATGGCGGTTCAGCGGGAATGGAAAGATGACCCCAAAAACCACGTCAAACTGGTGGCCTACAACCTTGAGACCAAGGAATGGGGCGCGATCCACTATCCTAAGGCAGAGCCTGACACCGGTTGGGTTGGCCTGTCGGAGATCGTGGCCCATGGCGATTATGTCTACGTGATTGAGCGCGACAACCAGCATGATTTCCGCGCTGTCACCAAGAAGGTCTACCGTATTCCGCTGGCCGAGATGACACCGACCCCGTTGGGTGGTGATCTGCCGGTGGTCAGCAAGGAACTGGTGCGCGATCTGCTACCGGATCTGACCGCAACCGGCGGCTACGTTCTGGATAAGGTCGAAGGGTTGGCCATCACTGCAGAGGGCGAAGGGTTCATCGTGACCGACAATGATGGCGTCGATGATGCCTCCGGTGAGACGATGTTCTTTTCCATCGGTCAGATGAACACGCAGACCGTCAACTAA